The DNA sequence CTCCTGGTTTTCCGGGTCGTCGTCGCGGCGTTCGCCGGCTCGGCGCTGATGATGGTGCTGTCTCCGTCGGTGGCCTGGGTGATCGCCGCACAGGCGGTGGCGGGCGCCTCGGCGGCGATCATCGTACCGGCCCTCGTCGCCCTCATCGCTGCGAACTATCGTGGAACCCAACAAGCTACTGCTGTGGGGTCACTGGGTTCGGCGCGTGCGCTGTCCGGGGTCAGCGCCTTCCTGATCGGCGGCACACTGGGCACCTTCGTCGGCTGGCCGCCGGTGTTCGTCATAGTGCTCGTCCTGGCCGTGGCGGTGTTCCTCTTCAGCTTCCGCCTGCGCTCGGCTGCCGGCAACAAATCCGTCGACATCGACGTCCTGGCGGCGTTGTTGATCGGCGCCGCCATTGTGGCCCTGACGCTGGGCTTCAACAACCTCAACGGGTGGGGGCTGTTGCAGGCCACGCGTGAGGCTCCCTTCGACGTTCTCGGCCTGTCGCCGGCGCCGCTGCTGGTATTGGTCGGAATCATCCTCGGGCAGGGGTTCCTCGTCTGGACGCGCTACCGAACCGGCGCGGGCAAGGTGCCTCTGGTGAGCCTGTCGGTGCTCGGATCCTCCCGTGAACGCGCCGCCGTATACGCGATGTTCATCGTCGTTGCGCTGGAAGCAGCGCTGAACTTCACCGTGCCGCTGTACATCCAGATCGTCCAGGGCCGCACGCCGTTCGACACGTCGCTGGCGATGCTGCCCTTCAACCTCACCGTCTTCATCACCGCGACCCTGGTTGTGCGCTCCTATGAACGCTTCTCGCCGCGTGTGATCGGCGTCTTCTCCTTCATGTTGACCACGCTTGCGCTGCTGTGGCTTTCGTTCGTCGTGACCAACAACTGGGAGACGGTGCCGACGATCCTCGGACTCATCGTGTTCGGCATCGGGCAGGGTGCCCTGGTGACGCTGGTGTTCAACGTCCTGGTGACGGCGGCACCCAAGGAACTCGCCGGGGACGTCGGCTCGGTACGCGGTACCACCCAGAATCTGGCGTCGGCGGTGGGGACGGCGGTCGCCGGTGCGATGTTGGTCGGCATCTTGTCCCTCAACGTGGGCCAGGCGGTGATCAACGACGTCGACATCCCCGACCGACTGATCGCGCAGGTCGACCTAGACCAGGTGAACTTCGTCAGCAACGACCAGCTGCGGGAGGTCCTCACCCGAACCGACGCTTCAGAGGCAGAGGTCGACGCCGCGGTGCGGATCAACACCGACGCACGACTGCGCGCGCTCAAACTCGGCTTGCTCATCCTGGCCGGCGTCAGCGCTCTCGCGATTCTGCCCGCGTCCCGCCTGCCCGGCTATCGCCCAGGTGAGATCCCTGAAACACTGGTCGCGAGAGACGGTCCCACCGGACCAGACCGGGACCGTTCGACTGACGGCACTGTGCTCGAAAAGTGAATGGCCTCCCCGGCGAGCGGCTGTGGTGAGTTCCTGGACCGGCGTTCCCCGGTTCCACCCCGGCCTCTGGATCAGGACCACTGCTCACGGGGTGGGAACATTGCGGCGGTCGCCTGATGCAGGTCGAGATCGGTGTTCCCTCGAGAGAGAAGGTCGACGCCAGCCATCGACTGTCGTTACGCCTGTAGAGGCTTCGCCGAATGCGTTGTCAGCCGGACACCGGCCCGTTTCTCACAGTCGCTTGATATCCCGCAGCTCTGATGCCGCTCATCAGGTCGGCCTCCAGCGTCGCACGCTCGTCGGGCGTGAATTCGATACCTTCGGTGCCGATCACCTGGAGTTGCCAGGACCCGTCGAACTCGCGGAACAAGACGATCTTCGCGTATCGCTCGCCGCGGCGAGCGATTCTCCGATATCCGAACTGCTGGTCCCAGTCGTCGGTCAAGCGCCCGAACTTCTTCAGATCGAGCGTGGTCCGCAGACGTTCGAGACCCGACTGGTCGACGTCGCCTCGAATATCCATCACCAGGATGTCGTGCATCGTCATGGATCGTTGCCTTCCGATTGGATACGCCAGTCTGACTCACGAAAGTGCGACGAGACGCCCGACGAAGAAGTGTCGGGTGGGCCCGCACTCGTGAACAACGCGGGAACAACCGGTCTGCCGGTTCGGTCAGTCCAGTCCTCCGCCCACTCCCAGAGGGACGGGAACATCTTCTGGAAGATGTTCTTGTTCACGAACCCGTACTTGCGGTTGATCAGGTCTCCTTGAGAACCCTCCGCCTCCCACCGCTCGCGGCATGCGTCGACCATCCGGTCCGACGAGACCTGGATGTCATAGTCGCTCGGCTCGTCTTCCAGTCCAAGGAGGTGCATGGAGTCGAACGGGCGCCGGATGGGGCGGTTCTCGTCACCACCGAACCAGGTAGCCATACGCTCCAGCGCCTCCGGGCGGTCGGAAATGTCCGACTCGACGGGCAGTGACTTGTGTTCACCCGAGAAGAACCGCGCGGACGAGCCCTGCAGACGGAGATCCACGTCATCCGCGCGCAGGCCTTCGCGCGCCAATGCGTCGAACAGTGAGTTCTTGAACTCTCTGAACTCATCTCGCGTCATACCGAGCGGAGCCTCACGGTTGGCCCAAGCCTCAACTTGGTCAGGCGAAATGCCGAGGAACTCACAGTCTCTCGGCAGGATGCGGTAACCGGAGTCATCCGCGGGTAGCAGTCCCGCCGCATGCTCTCCTTCCGGCCCTCCCCACGAGGATCCGCCATCGTCGTCGTTCGATGTCGAACCGGTCTCCTCGAATGGTCGGTCAGCATCCTCCCGGTACGCCTCAGGACGGTGGGCCGGCTCGTCGTGTTCTCCTGGATCCCGCCCGCCTACACCTCGGTCGTGTCCACTTCCGGCCACACTCCCTGGTTCTGCCGACTGACCCATTCCGCGTGCGCCATCGCCACGCTCGACAGCCAGTCCGTCGGTTCGTGCAGGAAGGTTCCCTTCTGGATCGTCAGTGGATGTTGGTGCGTCGGTTCGGGCGGATTGGTCAACGACTCCGCCGTCAGCTGGTACTCGATCCGGTCCTCGTCCTCCCCGATCCGGTGAACCGTGATCTTCCACTGGTGCGGGTAGATCTGCCGCCCGGGCAGCGGCCTGCCCATCCGCTTCGCTTCCGCGTACTCCCGCGCGATCAGATCCATCGGCAGGCTCGACTGAACGGTCACGATTCCGGTCTCCTTGTCGATGATCAGGCTCGCCATCCCCAGCCCGCGCTCCAGGTTCTCCTCCGGAGGGATGTCCTCCTTGCAGATCCACCCGCTCTCGAACGGATGCACCGTGAAGGTCACGCCCGGTTGTATCCGCGCCAGATACTCCAGCGCCTGTTCCCGCGTCTCCACCTGCATTTCCGCGTCCTCCTTCACTGGGGGATACCTGAGTCGCCCACAACGATGCACTGCGCTCGATCATCGACGCCGGTGGCCGATCGGACGTGGTCCGCATCTGCGGGTCCCACCACACCGGCCCGGCTGCACCCTCCGGATAGACCACGACTGTCGCATGCGATCCTTCGATGACCGGCCGACCGTCAGGGTGATACAGCGGTTGACCGGTTCGCATATCGCGCGCGTGCCATTCATTGACCACCAGCGCTGAAGAGCCCGGTCCCATGTCGGATATCCGCTGATGCAGCTCGGCGTATCGATCTGCGATGGGAAGTCCCGGCGATACCGGCGTCACCGGACCGCCCAACCAGTCGGACGCGCGCTGAAGACCACTGCGTTCGCCACTTCGCGTGTCGATCGCGCCATTCGGCAACAGGTCCGGATACCGCGGCGCAGACACCGTCGGATCGCCCCTGAACGAGGAGAGCGCCGACAACGAACAGTCGAGGCAGTTGTTCGATCGGCCCGGAACGGTGTGCCCGCCGTCGTTGATCAGATTGCCGTAGTCGTTGGTCCTCGGGTCGGCATACCGGCGGACATCGCCACCGGAATCGCGCAACGCGTTTTCCACCGCCTCCTGGTATGCGGGGTGTTCCACCGGCCGAAGCTCGCCTGGGCCATACCTTCTCGCGTCGGCGGGGTTGCCCACCGGTCCGAAGTGATGCGGGGCGTTGTGTGCAGGGCCGCCGTGGTGGTGGGAGTTCCCGTCACCGGGATTGCCCGGTCGATCGTTACCCGATGCGCCGGGAGCGTGGTGCGCTGTCGGCTGCGCCGTCGCCGCGGGACCGTCCCGTCTATCGCCGTCTGCCCGCGCAGTATGCGGCTCTGGTGTGGCATGTGTCGGCCCAGCGACCGGAGGCGCCGCATGGGCCGCAGCGGGATTCACCGGTGCCGATGGAGTGTGACCAGGCGTCGGCCCGGTGGCCGTCGGCTG is a window from the Mycolicibacterium litorale genome containing:
- a CDS encoding MFS transporter translates to MTARATADSEERAPWLPMVGLFLAQMLMSFNVAALPVSIGGMVEDFGVPPTAVSTAIVTYGLMVAALVMVGAKIGQRVGWLLVFRVVVAAFAGSALMMVLSPSVAWVIAAQAVAGASAAIIVPALVALIAANYRGTQQATAVGSLGSARALSGVSAFLIGGTLGTFVGWPPVFVIVLVLAVAVFLFSFRLRSAAGNKSVDIDVLAALLIGAAIVALTLGFNNLNGWGLLQATREAPFDVLGLSPAPLLVLVGIILGQGFLVWTRYRTGAGKVPLVSLSVLGSSRERAAVYAMFIVVALEAALNFTVPLYIQIVQGRTPFDTSLAMLPFNLTVFITATLVVRSYERFSPRVIGVFSFMLTTLALLWLSFVVTNNWETVPTILGLIVFGIGQGALVTLVFNVLVTAAPKELAGDVGSVRGTTQNLASAVGTAVAGAMLVGILSLNVGQAVINDVDIPDRLIAQVDLDQVNFVSNDQLREVLTRTDASEAEVDAAVRINTDARLRALKLGLLILAGVSALAILPASRLPGYRPGEIPETLVARDGPTGPDRDRSTDGTVLEK
- a CDS encoding toxin glutamine deamidase domain-containing protein, giving the protein MRIEVDPPALIQAGGRLGSLGTQLGMLSDALGSLVSSGIASGTDPAGLDFGLKYGDQAQEFANGLADAANAFKTVGYMIEATGHNYANADAVSTVGGSGPTGALGGEPSQTTPGDAATGPNGTTVPPPTTWHVIVPFLNALPGGMFAGAALTWPSGSSGMMRLTAAQWRNLGQGLSVFDDAMAPVRTTVSAQKIPEGAKIGEALDKLGQATSELSGLGTEVGRSIDTFADGVQETQDAIRRLLDRISLDGVWDTVKGIFTGEADDILREVARDVGTVLENFQRQVKGVVGLLEQLATAIGDAVTSLQKWVRPHLESLLGEEVGGALADAFTLYTDFQVGLTTGLINTVAGTVAMADPDTWKGMAEVAWSVAQDPTTLPGVLADMGKEFVAWDKWSSDHPGRAAGEAAFNIGSLFVPGGALSKTGTLARGLKATRGLLEDGRIPGLRGLGSGNSTPSLDNVPGIDDLGTRVPDVPEARPPAIPESLLNPTSPGGVDAPASPRGLEGPAGPPEPPGPAATPGGGDGGGIRGGDGPPPGPPGTSTGPPDSGPGRSDGPPPQSPAAPGPGSADTPANQPTTPNNGATPDTQTPPVTSHSPDSSSPAGPRDTAAEPRTPDTGDAPNATARPDAAMSPSPDRHTGDQASGHVAPNTVESHGQSDARVHTPADQPAAAHPPADDHHGGQERTASEANVPAQQPNTPVDGNAGRHEFGTDTPPAGMAGIAPMAPHAAGPTHSASTPQSPEPPARGAETRPPDTRTPDSRASDARAATPPDNARAQQPTATGPTPGHTPSAPVNPAAAHAAPPVAGPTHATPEPHTARADGDRRDGPAATAQPTAHHAPGASGNDRPGNPGDGNSHHHGGPAHNAPHHFGPVGNPADARRYGPGELRPVEHPAYQEAVENALRDSGGDVRRYADPRTNDYGNLINDGGHTVPGRSNNCLDCSLSALSSFRGDPTVSAPRYPDLLPNGAIDTRSGERSGLQRASDWLGGPVTPVSPGLPIADRYAELHQRISDMGPGSSALVVNEWHARDMRTGQPLYHPDGRPVIEGSHATVVVYPEGAAGPVWWDPQMRTTSDRPPASMIERSASLWATQVSPSEGGRGNAGGDAGTGAGVSGADTTGRDLHGASVRERVDLQGGHPSGGEPGARAGDGEPDHRQGDRNRDRSVEPADGSDRAGVRGSEADGQAAARAADLPAPVEDHGSPDRGGRGPDRVPADGGVVDQSARTDAPTSTDDPEGNLPARTDGLAVERGDGARGMGQSAEPGSVAGSGHDRGVGGRDPGEHDEPAHRPEAYREDADRPFEETGSTSNDDDGGSSWGGPEGEHAAGLLPADDSGYRILPRDCEFLGISPDQVEAWANREAPLGMTRDEFREFKNSLFDALAREGLRADDVDLRLQGSSARFFSGEHKSLPVESDISDRPEALERMATWFGGDENRPIRRPFDSMHLLGLEDEPSDYDIQVSSDRMVDACRERWEAEGSQGDLINRKYGFVNKNIFQKMFPSLWEWAEDWTDRTGRPVVPALFTSAGPPDTSSSGVSSHFRESDWRIQSEGNDP